A stretch of Imperialibacter roseus DNA encodes these proteins:
- a CDS encoding glycoside hydrolase family 43 protein — protein sequence MKLLTKLNQLVLLCAVVCFSACDQKTTSNSSETEAETDTDSLGAISQPLVTDLYTADPSAHVFNGKIYIYPSHDFDAGIPANDNGDHFGMVDYHVYSMDKIGRPVTDHGIALHIDNVPWAGRQMWAPDAALKDGKYFFYFPAKDKEDVFRIGVAVAATPDGPFTPMDEPIEGSYSIDPAVFTDADGSSYMYFGGIWGGQLQRWETGEYVSYDSFPAGDQPAIRPRVARMNDDMLGFAEDVRQVDILDENGAPLLAADNNRRFFEAAWVHKYNGKYYFSYSTGDTHFICYATGDNPYGPFTYQGVVLNPVIGWTNHHSIVEVDGKWYLFYHDSTLSGGQTHLRNIKVTELTYRPDGSIITIDPYTKK from the coding sequence ATGAAACTACTTACCAAACTCAATCAGTTAGTCCTGCTCTGCGCAGTTGTTTGCTTTAGCGCTTGTGATCAAAAAACCACTTCCAATTCCTCCGAAACCGAAGCTGAAACGGATACAGACAGCCTGGGGGCCATTTCACAGCCGCTTGTCACTGACCTTTACACGGCCGATCCGTCTGCGCACGTTTTCAACGGAAAAATCTATATCTATCCTTCGCACGATTTTGACGCTGGCATTCCTGCGAACGATAACGGCGACCATTTCGGCATGGTTGACTATCATGTATATTCTATGGATAAAATTGGAAGGCCAGTAACTGATCACGGTATAGCGCTCCATATAGACAATGTGCCTTGGGCAGGCCGACAAATGTGGGCGCCGGATGCTGCTCTCAAGGATGGGAAGTACTTTTTTTACTTTCCTGCCAAAGACAAAGAAGACGTGTTTAGGATAGGTGTGGCAGTTGCCGCTACACCCGATGGGCCATTTACACCAATGGATGAGCCTATTGAAGGCAGCTACAGCATTGACCCGGCAGTATTTACCGATGCCGATGGAAGCTCCTATATGTATTTCGGCGGCATCTGGGGTGGGCAATTGCAGCGCTGGGAGACGGGCGAATACGTGTCCTACGACTCATTTCCCGCCGGCGACCAGCCAGCCATCAGGCCCAGGGTGGCTAGAATGAATGATGATATGTTGGGCTTTGCTGAAGACGTGAGACAGGTGGATATTCTGGATGAAAATGGAGCTCCATTGCTTGCGGCGGACAACAATCGCAGGTTTTTTGAAGCGGCCTGGGTGCACAAATACAATGGCAAATATTACTTCTCTTATTCTACTGGTGATACCCATTTTATTTGCTACGCCACTGGCGATAATCCTTACGGGCCTTTTACCTATCAGGGCGTTGTGCTTAATCCTGTAATTGGCTGGACCAACCACCACTCTATAGTAGAAGTTGATGGTAAATGGTATCTGTTTTACCATGACAGTACTCTTTCTGGCGGGCAAACCCATTTAAGAAATATAAAGGTGACTGAGCTTACTTATCGGCCCGATGGAAGCATTATTACAATTGATCCTTACACTAAAAAATAG
- the apaG gene encoding Co2+/Mg2+ efflux protein ApaG, with the protein MVTEITEGVKVSVITEYQPEYSNPKQMHFVFTYKITIENCGDNTIQLLRRHWYIHDLNTQVREVEGEGVVGQQPILEPGETHQYVSGCNLRSGVGKMLGSYLMEKVLDGKKFQVKIPEFTMVVPYKLN; encoded by the coding sequence ATGGTAACTGAAATTACAGAAGGGGTAAAAGTGAGCGTCATCACAGAATATCAGCCGGAATACTCCAATCCGAAGCAGATGCACTTTGTGTTTACTTACAAGATTACCATAGAGAACTGCGGAGACAATACCATACAGCTTTTGCGCCGCCACTGGTACATCCACGACCTCAACACGCAAGTGAGGGAAGTGGAAGGCGAAGGCGTAGTGGGCCAGCAGCCAATTCTGGAACCCGGCGAAACCCATCAGTACGTAAGCGGATGCAACCTCCGGTCGGGCGTTGGCAAAATGCTGGGCTCCTACCTCATGGAAAAAGTGCTCGACGGTAAAAAATTCCAAGTGAAGATTCCAGAGTTCACCATGGTGGTGCCTTATAAACTCAATTGA
- a CDS encoding methyltransferase domain-containing protein, with translation MTTPLKAYFDQLADKQARILIPGAGNGYEAEYLFKVGFQNVFVIDLSREPLNNLRQRVPELPQEQLIEGDFFDHNGQYDLIVEQTFFCAIDPSLRQRYAGKTYELLRPGGKFVGVLFDDPLNSDRPPFGGNAAEYRTYFEPLFDFKVFETCYNSIPPRAGRELFIHLTKKETIS, from the coding sequence ATTACCACACCTCTTAAGGCCTATTTTGATCAGCTCGCCGACAAACAAGCCAGGATTCTGATCCCTGGAGCGGGAAATGGCTACGAAGCCGAATACCTTTTCAAAGTGGGCTTCCAAAACGTTTTTGTTATAGATTTAAGTCGTGAACCGCTCAACAACCTTCGTCAAAGAGTACCGGAGCTGCCCCAAGAGCAGCTGATAGAAGGGGATTTTTTTGACCATAACGGCCAATACGATCTTATCGTCGAGCAGACTTTCTTTTGCGCAATCGATCCGTCACTGAGGCAAAGGTATGCCGGGAAAACATATGAGTTATTGAGGCCTGGAGGTAAGTTCGTGGGTGTTTTATTTGACGACCCGCTCAATAGCGACCGCCCACCTTTTGGCGGCAATGCTGCGGAGTACAGGACGTATTTTGAGCCACTGTTTGATTTTAAGGTATTTGAGACCTGTTACAATTCAATTCCACCCAGGGCTGGCAGGGAGCTATTTATCCATTTGACAAAAAAGGAAACCATTTCTTAG
- a CDS encoding O-methyltransferase yields the protein MLLSRRLYPAKAYFSYWLNAVDEQSLHGPFLFKFYNEVLKPKSPSAAFEPIEKLRKALLKDKRLIDLQDPGAGSLVSLSQQRTVASIAKHSLSSQAFCFFLYRLTRFQQPEHSLEIGTSLGISAAYINKASSGQLTTIEGSPAIAAMARETFDRLACQNIKLIEGRAQEALIPFIQTTPKLDLVFIDAHHSEEATLSFFETLRGSLHQQSIVVVGDIHWSAGMDRAWQQLTQHETVTLSVDIFHAGILFFNPDLRKETEVLWC from the coding sequence TTGTTGCTTTCCAGAAGGCTTTATCCTGCCAAAGCATACTTTTCCTACTGGCTCAATGCTGTTGATGAGCAGTCTTTGCACGGCCCTTTTCTTTTCAAGTTTTATAATGAGGTACTAAAGCCCAAAAGCCCATCTGCGGCTTTCGAGCCTATTGAAAAGCTGCGCAAGGCTTTATTAAAGGACAAAAGACTCATCGACTTGCAAGACCCCGGAGCGGGTTCGCTCGTCAGTCTCTCGCAACAACGAACAGTGGCAAGCATAGCGAAACACAGCCTGTCTTCCCAAGCCTTTTGTTTCTTTTTATACCGACTGACAAGATTTCAGCAACCCGAACACAGCCTGGAAATTGGCACTTCTCTGGGCATTTCGGCTGCCTATATAAACAAGGCTTCTTCAGGACAATTAACCACCATTGAAGGAAGCCCGGCCATTGCCGCCATGGCTAGAGAGACTTTTGATCGGCTGGCCTGCCAAAACATAAAGCTTATAGAAGGTAGGGCACAGGAAGCGCTCATTCCTTTTATTCAAACCACACCGAAACTAGATCTGGTCTTCATAGATGCGCATCACAGCGAAGAAGCCACACTTTCATTCTTTGAGACTTTGCGGGGGAGCCTGCACCAGCAAAGCATCGTCGTAGTCGGAGACATTCACTGGTCGGCGGGAATGGACCGGGCATGGCAGCAGCTAACCCAGCATGAAACGGTGACACTGTCGGTTGATATTTTTCATGCCGGCATACTTTTCTTCAACCCTGACTTGAGGAAAGAGACAGAGGTACTATGGTGCTAA
- a CDS encoding DUF6567 family protein, translating to MKKSISTIVVMIMMVVISSCGAGRAIMRNQNQSSTQVHLKENNFKVIGSVSGSAEAKYWVLIGGRKRQQMYNEAYAEMVKSAGLMDGPRALVNLLTEEHVGGVPPFFLKRTITVSGHVVEFNR from the coding sequence ATGAAAAAGTCAATTTCAACAATCGTAGTAATGATCATGATGGTGGTTATCAGCTCTTGTGGGGCTGGCAGGGCCATCATGCGCAACCAAAACCAAAGCTCCACTCAGGTGCATCTGAAGGAGAATAATTTTAAGGTGATCGGCAGTGTCAGCGGTAGCGCAGAGGCTAAGTACTGGGTGCTAATCGGTGGAAGAAAAAGACAGCAGATGTACAACGAAGCGTACGCCGAAATGGTGAAGTCAGCAGGATTGATGGACGGTCCCAGAGCGCTGGTGAATTTGCTTACAGAAGAGCATGTCGGCGGTGTGCCTCCATTCTTTTTGAAGCGAACCATTACCGTGAGCGGCCATGTGGTAGAATTCAACAGATAG
- the rpsF gene encoding 30S ribosomal protein S6, whose product MLNNYETVFILTPVLSDVQMKDAVEKFKTVAVDNGADMVNEENWGLKKLAYPIQHKTTGFYQYFEFKAAPGVVAALETEFRRDEKVMRFLTVALNKDAVEYNNKRRKGEFNKKDKEVAA is encoded by the coding sequence ATGCTTAACAATTACGAGACAGTATTCATTTTAACTCCCGTTTTGTCTGATGTTCAGATGAAGGATGCTGTTGAAAAATTCAAAACCGTGGCCGTCGACAATGGCGCTGACATGGTCAATGAGGAAAATTGGGGCTTGAAAAAGCTGGCGTATCCGATCCAGCACAAAACCACAGGTTTCTATCAGTACTTTGAATTTAAAGCAGCTCCTGGGGTTGTGGCAGCACTCGAAACCGAGTTCCGTCGTGACGAAAAAGTTATGCGTTTCCTTACCGTTGCGTTGAACAAAGACGCAGTCGAGTACAACAACAAGCGTAGGAAAGGCGAATTCAACAAAAAAGATAAGGAGGTCGCAGCATGA
- a CDS encoding chromosome segregation protein SMC, with protein sequence MSEGGSNNKKQQSIVIALAILLLLALVKIGIDYSTNKSLTADNMAKQEELTETYFSLDSVSSELDKRIQTITELGGEIDTLLKVKEQLEKEKEAIRTRSNREIGQLKARVEGYRELLVAQDEEITKLRAINEKLLTENTGLKEEKNELTASIRDLNQSKNKLEEKVALASQLKVENMVIAAVNSRGKETIGEFKNRQIESIKVTFNIAENKVAPVDGKDVLVRIVAPDGNVLFDVTRGSGTFMFDNREMYFTAKQEILFDNTRQKLSFLYNKGSEYALGIHKVEVYTDGYLMGAGSFTVK encoded by the coding sequence ATGAGTGAAGGAGGAAGTAATAATAAAAAGCAGCAATCAATCGTCATAGCCCTGGCTATCCTTTTGTTGTTGGCTTTAGTGAAGATAGGTATCGACTACAGCACCAATAAATCGCTCACGGCAGACAATATGGCGAAGCAGGAGGAGCTGACCGAAACATATTTCAGTCTTGATTCGGTATCATCTGAACTCGATAAACGAATCCAAACCATTACCGAACTGGGTGGTGAGATAGACACGCTTTTGAAAGTGAAAGAGCAGCTGGAGAAAGAAAAAGAGGCCATAAGAACCCGAAGCAACAGAGAAATTGGGCAGCTAAAAGCCAGAGTGGAAGGTTACCGTGAACTTCTGGTTGCACAAGACGAAGAGATTACCAAGCTAAGAGCCATCAATGAGAAGCTTTTAACTGAGAACACAGGCCTGAAAGAAGAGAAAAATGAGTTGACAGCTTCCATAAGAGACCTCAATCAGTCCAAAAACAAGCTTGAAGAAAAAGTGGCCCTTGCCTCTCAACTGAAGGTGGAAAACATGGTAATAGCCGCTGTCAATAGCAGGGGTAAAGAAACTATTGGCGAGTTTAAAAATCGTCAGATAGAATCGATCAAAGTCACGTTCAACATAGCTGAAAACAAAGTGGCACCCGTAGACGGCAAGGATGTGCTGGTGCGCATAGTGGCTCCTGATGGAAACGTGCTTTTCGACGTTACGAGAGGATCAGGTACTTTTATGTTCGACAACCGTGAGATGTACTTCACAGCCAAGCAAGAGATTCTTTTCGACAATACCCGCCAAAAACTGTCCTTTCTTTACAACAAGGGCAGTGAATATGCGCTGGGCATTCACAAAGTGGAAGTGTACACCGACGGTTACCTGATGGGCGCAGGCTCCTTTACGGTAAAATAA
- a CDS encoding DUF7793 family protein — MDVKVPTDRPTWEGEIATYWFEDEILVSLSKSIKRTVELIAGNVELVKDIAHSKPIPLLIYLKNSPVPDKETQKFSREMLPDIYTAMAIVSKPGLSRFIMNLLFSMSKPPIPMKSFTDAEKAKKWLKKVTN, encoded by the coding sequence ATGGATGTAAAAGTACCAACCGACAGGCCTACCTGGGAAGGGGAAATCGCCACTTACTGGTTTGAAGACGAAATACTTGTTTCTCTCTCCAAAAGCATCAAACGTACCGTCGAGCTTATAGCCGGCAATGTGGAGCTGGTAAAAGACATAGCTCATAGCAAACCAATTCCGCTACTAATTTATCTCAAAAACTCTCCCGTGCCTGACAAGGAAACCCAGAAGTTTTCCAGAGAAATGCTGCCAGACATCTACACCGCCATGGCCATTGTGTCGAAGCCGGGTTTGTCGAGGTTCATTATGAACCTGCTGTTCAGCATGAGCAAACCGCCCATTCCGATGAAAAGCTTTACGGATGCGGAAAAGGCGAAAAAGTGGTTGAAGAAGGTAACAAATTGA
- a CDS encoding DUF4249 domain-containing protein → MKKIIYIALIVFGFGCETAIQPELKEAEEILVIDAWLTQKMERQKVMVSRSQPYFDNSYPSLTPGAQVTVEDLNTGVVYNFQEGADAYYWDPADAPLGEVGHTYKLAVTYGGETFEALSTLGRVPEVDTILYKYNSKDFNILESYYSAEFVAVDPLGEGDAYWIKAWKNGNYLGKPSEINIAFDAGLSPSQSVDGEVFHQVIRRDFVNPLDPLPDRKNYYHPPYEIGDSLYVEIHSIDPVTFEYLTGVILQTNRPGGFSELFATPLANVMTNVKSTDENSNTNVAGFFNVSAVSSGGGKITQAVADEARANAGK, encoded by the coding sequence ATGAAAAAGATCATATATATCGCATTAATTGTTTTTGGTTTTGGCTGCGAAACCGCCATTCAGCCGGAGCTCAAAGAAGCTGAGGAAATACTGGTGATAGACGCCTGGCTTACTCAGAAAATGGAGAGACAGAAAGTGATGGTGTCACGATCGCAGCCGTATTTTGATAACTCCTACCCAAGCCTGACGCCTGGAGCGCAGGTAACGGTGGAAGACCTTAACACAGGAGTGGTTTACAACTTTCAGGAAGGTGCCGACGCCTACTACTGGGATCCTGCCGATGCGCCGCTGGGCGAAGTAGGCCATACTTACAAATTGGCGGTTACTTACGGTGGGGAAACTTTCGAGGCGTTGTCAACGCTCGGGCGTGTGCCCGAAGTAGATACCATATTGTACAAATACAATTCCAAAGACTTCAATATATTGGAATCGTACTACTCGGCAGAGTTTGTGGCGGTTGACCCGCTAGGAGAGGGCGATGCGTACTGGATCAAGGCGTGGAAAAATGGTAACTACCTGGGCAAACCCTCGGAGATCAATATTGCTTTCGATGCGGGCTTGTCGCCAAGCCAGTCGGTGGATGGAGAAGTATTCCATCAGGTTATCCGCCGTGACTTTGTGAACCCGTTGGATCCGCTGCCCGACAGGAAAAACTACTACCACCCGCCCTACGAGATAGGCGACTCGCTGTATGTGGAGATTCATTCAATTGATCCTGTGACATTCGAATACCTGACGGGCGTCATTCTGCAGACCAACAGGCCCGGAGGTTTCTCTGAGCTATTTGCTACTCCCCTGGCCAATGTGATGACCAACGTGAAGAGCACCGATGAAAATTCGAACACCAACGTGGCAGGCTTCTTCAATGTGTCTGCTGTTAGCTCAGGAGGTGGCAAGATCACCCAAGCAGTCGCTGATGAAGCAAGGGCCAATGCAGGTAAATAG
- the ung gene encoding uracil-DNA glycosylase has product MDVKIEESWKKKLLPEFDKSYFVDLTSFVKDEYSKHIVYPPGKEIFSAFAHCPFDQVKVVIIGQDPYHGANQANGLCFSVKDGIKMPPSLVNIFKELANDLGKDIPPSGNLERWADQGVLLLNATLTVRASSPGSHQNRGWETFTDEVIKTVSAEKENVVFILWGAYAQRKGAVIDKSKHCVIESPHPSPFSAHSGFFGSKPFSKTNEYLKSKGLREVDW; this is encoded by the coding sequence ATGGATGTAAAAATTGAAGAAAGCTGGAAGAAGAAATTGTTACCTGAATTTGACAAAAGCTATTTCGTCGACCTTACTTCTTTCGTAAAAGATGAATACTCAAAGCATATTGTTTACCCTCCAGGCAAAGAAATTTTCAGTGCATTTGCCCACTGTCCCTTTGATCAGGTAAAGGTGGTGATCATTGGCCAGGATCCATATCATGGCGCAAATCAGGCCAATGGCTTGTGTTTTTCGGTAAAAGACGGTATTAAAATGCCACCGTCGCTGGTCAATATTTTTAAAGAACTTGCCAACGATCTTGGAAAGGATATTCCTCCTTCGGGCAATCTGGAGCGTTGGGCCGATCAGGGTGTGTTGCTGCTCAATGCGACGCTAACCGTGAGAGCCAGCAGCCCGGGATCGCATCAGAACCGAGGGTGGGAAACTTTTACTGACGAAGTGATAAAGACGGTTTCGGCGGAAAAGGAAAATGTGGTTTTCATTTTATGGGGAGCTTATGCGCAGCGTAAAGGAGCCGTTATTGATAAGTCAAAACACTGTGTGATAGAATCACCGCATCCGTCTCCTTTTTCTGCACATAGTGGCTTTTTTGGTAGTAAGCCGTTTAGTAAAACGAATGAGTACCTGAAATCGAAGGGGTTAAGGGAGGTTGATTGGTGA
- a CDS encoding TonB-dependent receptor yields the protein MKTIFTGALCLLLALTAFGQAKQFTISGYLKDESNGEALIGANVFVREISGGTTANVYGFYSITLAEGTYNLDVSYVGYGDTHKVIDLTQDIRLDLELRSADAELETVVITSEAIDENVASIEMSTIELEMKAIEKLPAFAGEVDVLKSIQLLPGVSSVGEGTAGFNVRGGSVGQNLVLLDEAPVYQSSHLFGFFSVFNPDAVKDVKLYKGGIPTRYGGRLSSILDIRMKEGNNKDYDVAGGVGTVFSRLAVEGPIKKDKSSFIIAGRRSYADVLVRPFTNMLSDGAGMYFYDLTAKTNFNINDINRVYVSGYLGRDVFSFDESQGFDWGNRTATVRWNHLYGNKLFSNFSAFYSNYDYGFSFGTNKLDKFDWAAEVSTWNFKPEFNWFLNVNNELTFGGEAILYGFEPANASTVNNGIRTDISLDRRKALETAVYLSNDQKLSDKLFAQYGVRFSYFNNLGGSLMTYGDTLAGVEKPLLAVTEKGDWESIASYQNVEPRASLRYQLSELSSVKASYNRMSQYIHQISNTTASTPIDIWQPSDNNIAPQMGNQVAMGYFRNIGGKRFETSAEVYYKWNKNQVDYIDGAELFINEFIASQLLSGVGRAYGLELYVKKNAGRLTGWVSYTLGKSELKVDGINFGNDRKNHEGNWYATRFDQRHNLKVAGFYDLTKRVSLSANFSFMSGTPTTFPTDRYMSAGYVIPYVSGSERNNFRLPNYHRLDASLTINNVWRGKKNRSGNDHIVFSVYNLYARKNPFSIYFSQGRDRQMTDAPQQTAAKQLSLIGTLIPAVTYNFKF from the coding sequence ATGAAAACAATCTTTACCGGAGCACTATGTCTCCTGCTAGCCCTGACCGCCTTTGGTCAGGCAAAGCAATTCACAATCAGTGGATACCTTAAAGATGAAAGCAATGGGGAGGCCCTTATCGGCGCCAATGTTTTTGTCAGAGAGATATCGGGCGGCACCACCGCCAACGTTTATGGCTTTTATTCCATTACGCTGGCGGAGGGTACTTACAACCTGGATGTCAGCTATGTTGGTTACGGCGACACACACAAGGTAATTGACCTGACCCAGGATATCAGGTTGGATCTGGAGCTGAGGTCGGCTGACGCAGAGCTGGAAACAGTGGTGATTACCAGCGAGGCCATTGATGAAAATGTGGCCAGTATTGAAATGAGTACGATTGAGTTGGAAATGAAGGCCATTGAAAAGCTACCGGCATTTGCCGGGGAGGTGGACGTGCTCAAAAGTATTCAGTTGCTGCCTGGTGTCAGTTCTGTAGGCGAGGGTACTGCTGGTTTCAATGTGCGTGGAGGAAGCGTCGGGCAAAACCTTGTGTTGCTTGACGAAGCTCCGGTGTACCAGTCGTCACACTTGTTTGGGTTCTTTTCGGTGTTCAATCCTGACGCCGTGAAAGATGTGAAGCTGTACAAAGGCGGCATACCCACCCGCTACGGTGGTCGCTTGTCATCCATTCTGGATATCCGAATGAAAGAAGGCAACAACAAAGACTATGATGTAGCCGGAGGTGTGGGTACCGTGTTTAGCAGGCTGGCGGTGGAAGGGCCAATTAAGAAGGATAAGTCTTCCTTCATTATTGCGGGTCGCCGGTCGTATGCTGACGTGCTGGTGCGGCCTTTTACCAATATGCTGTCTGACGGCGCAGGCATGTATTTCTACGACCTCACTGCCAAAACCAATTTCAACATCAATGATATAAACCGTGTGTACGTTTCCGGCTACCTGGGGCGTGACGTTTTTTCATTTGACGAATCGCAGGGTTTCGACTGGGGCAATCGTACGGCCACTGTGCGCTGGAATCACCTGTATGGTAACAAGCTCTTTTCCAATTTCTCAGCTTTTTACAGCAACTACGACTATGGTTTCAGCTTTGGCACCAACAAACTGGATAAGTTCGATTGGGCCGCTGAAGTAAGCACGTGGAATTTTAAGCCGGAGTTCAACTGGTTTCTGAATGTGAACAATGAGCTAACCTTTGGAGGGGAAGCAATTTTGTATGGCTTTGAGCCAGCCAATGCCTCGACAGTGAACAATGGCATCAGAACAGATATCAGCCTCGACCGGCGCAAAGCCCTGGAAACCGCTGTTTACCTGAGCAATGACCAGAAGCTGAGTGACAAACTGTTTGCTCAATACGGAGTGCGGTTCAGCTACTTCAACAACCTCGGTGGTAGCTTGATGACTTATGGCGACACCCTGGCAGGTGTGGAGAAACCGTTGCTTGCAGTGACAGAGAAAGGCGACTGGGAGTCGATTGCTTCCTATCAAAACGTTGAACCGAGGGCCTCGCTGAGGTATCAGCTTTCGGAGTTGAGCTCCGTGAAGGCCAGCTACAACCGCATGAGTCAGTATATCCACCAGATATCTAACACTACGGCCTCTACGCCAATTGATATCTGGCAGCCGTCGGACAACAACATTGCCCCGCAAATGGGTAATCAGGTGGCCATGGGCTACTTCAGGAACATTGGCGGAAAGCGTTTCGAGACCTCTGCCGAAGTATATTACAAGTGGAACAAGAACCAGGTCGACTACATCGACGGAGCTGAACTGTTCATCAACGAATTCATTGCTTCTCAGCTGCTTTCAGGCGTTGGCAGGGCTTATGGTCTGGAGCTTTATGTGAAGAAAAACGCCGGGAGACTGACCGGCTGGGTGAGCTACACACTGGGCAAGTCGGAGCTGAAAGTGGACGGGATCAATTTTGGAAACGACCGCAAGAACCATGAAGGCAACTGGTATGCTACCCGTTTCGATCAGCGCCACAACCTCAAGGTGGCTGGCTTCTACGACCTGACTAAGAGGGTTTCCCTTTCTGCCAACTTTAGCTTCATGTCAGGCACACCCACCACGTTTCCAACGGATCGTTACATGTCGGCAGGTTACGTCATTCCCTACGTGAGCGGAAGTGAGAGAAACAACTTCCGACTTCCAAACTACCACAGGCTGGATGCGTCACTTACAATTAACAATGTGTGGCGGGGCAAGAAGAACCGGTCAGGCAATGACCACATCGTTTTCTCCGTGTACAACCTGTACGCCAGAAAGAACCCTTTCAGCATCTACTTTTCTCAGGGCAGGGATAGACAAATGACAGATGCCCCTCAGCAAACGGCTGCTAAGCAGCTTTCTCTGATAGGCACACTGATTCCCGCCGTTACTTACAACTTCAAATTTTAA
- a CDS encoding alpha/beta hydrolase-fold protein, with amino-acid sequence MLSKIASRTMLKALALAAISFLSIIKLQAQVSTTENIVGTNHFIDSKILDEERQIQIYLPEGYGEEEKRYSVIFILDGQRFFLHTVGLAATFKQYQLTPEFIVVGITNSYPQRFNHFADGKQQFAEFIEKELMPYVESSYRTSGERLLFGWEYAGSFAFHMLANHPSLFDGYMLASPFPLLDKVDVLDKLPALNKSLYFSVSPNEFEVNRGVDKLDSLLSEKDLPGLDWTCFRLENEEHRSTGYSTLYHGLRKYFRYYPELQVDDLQAFVEAGGMAYAHSYTKERASRYGFSPNMSLWSRFTIVRSAVRARDYTRFREFYEALGSAMLISDLIEGGRSYGAFSIADFLVENGQHKQAIDIYLALLKQSPDSADLLSTLAGAYQALGNQGEAKKYLQKFKKLKQQK; translated from the coding sequence ATGCTATCTAAAATCGCATCCAGAACAATGCTCAAGGCGCTGGCATTGGCAGCTATCAGTTTTCTATCAATTATTAAACTACAAGCGCAGGTCTCCACTACTGAAAATATCGTTGGAACCAACCACTTTATCGATTCAAAGATTCTTGATGAGGAAAGACAAATTCAGATCTATCTGCCTGAGGGATATGGTGAGGAGGAAAAGCGTTACTCCGTTATTTTCATACTGGATGGTCAGCGATTTTTTCTTCATACCGTAGGTCTTGCCGCCACTTTCAAGCAATATCAGCTAACACCGGAGTTCATAGTAGTGGGCATCACTAATAGCTATCCGCAACGCTTCAATCACTTCGCCGACGGCAAACAGCAGTTCGCTGAGTTTATTGAAAAAGAGCTGATGCCTTATGTGGAAAGCAGCTATCGAACCAGTGGCGAACGACTGTTGTTTGGTTGGGAATACGCAGGAAGTTTTGCTTTCCACATGCTTGCAAATCACCCGTCTTTGTTTGATGGCTACATGTTGGCAAGCCCCTTCCCCCTTCTGGACAAAGTGGACGTGCTGGATAAGCTGCCGGCACTCAACAAATCTCTTTACTTTTCAGTAAGCCCCAATGAATTTGAAGTGAACCGGGGAGTCGACAAGCTGGATTCCCTGCTTTCAGAAAAGGATTTGCCTGGGCTCGATTGGACTTGTTTCCGACTGGAAAATGAAGAACACCGCTCCACAGGTTACTCCACGCTGTATCATGGCCTTCGAAAATACTTCAGGTACTATCCTGAATTGCAGGTAGATGATTTGCAAGCGTTTGTCGAGGCAGGTGGCATGGCATACGCCCATAGTTACACCAAAGAAAGGGCTTCCCGGTATGGGTTTTCACCAAACATGTCTTTGTGGTCAAGGTTTACTATTGTTCGAAGCGCTGTGCGAGCCAGGGATTATACCCGCTTCCGGGAGTTTTATGAGGCATTGGGTTCAGCTATGTTGATCAGCGACTTGATAGAAGGAGGAAGAAGCTATGGCGCTTTTTCCATCGCCGATTTTTTAGTTGAAAATGGTCAACATAAGCAGGCCATTGATATCTACCTGGCTCTTTTGAAACAGTCTCCCGACTCTGCTGATCTGCTGAGTACACTCGCAGGGGCTTATCAGGCTCTGGGCAATCAAGGTGAAGCGAAGAAATATCTTCAGAAGTTCAAGAAGCTAAAGCAGCAAAAGTAA